One genomic segment of Coffea arabica cultivar ET-39 chromosome 6e, Coffea Arabica ET-39 HiFi, whole genome shotgun sequence includes these proteins:
- the LOC113696719 gene encoding uncharacterized protein, whose translation MDEEITFGPRDAVPLASGNHEAIVIDVVINNYRVKKVYVDQGSAVDILFYRVFKELGLEDGQLTPVRTPLVGFTGPPINPEGMITLMVTVGQTPKCRTIPVNFVVVKQQSPYNVFLGRPALNALRAIPSSLHLSVKFPTPGGIVEVHGDPEVARACYLAVLRGHEKVVAQTTSLEP comes from the coding sequence ATGGATGAGGAGATCACCTTCGGACCAAGGGATGCGGTTCCCCTGGCGTCTGGAAACCACGAGGCCATCGTGATAGATGTCGTGATCAATAACTATCGGGTGAAGAAAGTGTACGTCGACCAGGGGAGCGCAGTGGACATCCTGTTTTACCGGGTGTTCAAGGAGCTCGGCTTGGAGGACGGACAGCTAACCCCGGTTCGGACACCCCTAGTGGGCTTCACCGGACCGCCCATCAATCCGGAGGGGATGATCACTCTGATGGTTACGGTAGGGCAGACGCCCAAATGCCGGACCATCCCCGTCAATTTTGTGGTGGTCAAACAACAATCCCCGTATAACGTGTTCTTGGGACGGCCTGCTTTGAATGCGCTTCGAGCTATCCCCTCGTCTCTCCACCTCAGCGTCAAATTCCCCACCCCGGGAGGAATAGTTGAGGTGCATGGAGATCCAGAGGTGGCCAGAGCTTGCTACCTGGCCGTGCTCCGGGGACATGAGAAGGTGGTCGCCCAGACGACCAGCCTGGAGCCCTAA
- the LOC113696720 gene encoding uncharacterized protein yields MRLQTAADEIRCKTFPMFLKGKARFWFQGLAPGSIRSFPELARQFAAQFVSSKTYSKNAAHLMAIKQKPDESLRNFMTRFNTESLQIRDKDEKVVMAAFMNGLRAEELYCKLVEKPPGGLEEFLTRTHAAAIAEEDARLKRESDREIGDRRERGNPPENKDGPAKKNVFDRLSREKAPAQPPPPEKGYTPLTRPRAQILAVMEAEGLGERPPKMGTPRNKKNQDRYCAFHRDVGHDTEGCWALRKEIEDLIQRGFLGRFVRQGRPGQESGRTYRGDRGEGQRRDRLERQDAPRGNSPDQDTQNLAGVINTIAWGPMGGTAKQL; encoded by the coding sequence ATGCGTCTGCAAACCGCTGCGGATGAAATCCGCTGCAAAACCTTCCCCATGTTTCTAAAGGGGAAGGCCCGGTTCTGGTTCCAGGGTCTGGCACCGGGATCCATCCGGAGTTTCCCCGAGCTGGCCAGACAGTTCGCCGCCCAGTTCGTCTCCTCGAAGACTTACTCGAAAAACGCGGCTCACCTGATGGCAATCAAGCAGAAGCCGGACGAGTCCCTGAGGAATTTCATGACCCGCTTCAATACGGAGAGCTTGCAGATCAGGGACAAGGACGAAAAGGTGGTCATGGCCGCCTTTATGAACGGGCTCAGGGCGGAGGAGCTCTACTGCAAGCTCGTCGAGAAGCCTCCTGGAGGCCTAGAGGAGTTCTTGACCAGGACGCACGCCGCCGCAATTGCGGAGGAGGATGCTCGCCTGAAGAGAGAGTCAGATCGGGAGATCGGAGATCGGAGAGAACGGGGAAACCCCCCCGAGAACAAGGACGGCCCGGCCAAGAAGAATGTTTTCGATCGGCTCTCAAGAGAGAAAGCCCCCGCGCAACCGCCGCCTCCGGAAAAAGGCTACACCCCCCTAACTCGGCCCAGAGCTCAGATTCTGGCCGTTATGGAGGCGGAGGGCCTAGGGGAACGGCCACCTAAGATGGGGACACCCCGGAACAAGAAAAACCAGGACCGATACTGTGCCTTCCACCGTGACGTTGGGCATGATACGGAGGGGTGCTGGGCCCTGCGAAAGGAGATTGAAGATCTTATCCAGCGCGGCTTCCTGGGGCGTTTCGTGCGGCAAGGTCGGCCAGGCCAGGAGTCAGGACGCACCTACCGAGGAGACAGGGGCGAAGGCCAACGTCGCGACCGCCTTGAGCGGCAAGACGCTCCTCGGGGCAACTCCCCCGACCAGGACACTCAGAACTTAGCAGGGGTAATAAACACCATTGCTTGGGGCCCCATGGGGGGGACAGCCAAACAGCTCTGA